In Castor canadensis chromosome 11, mCasCan1.hap1v2, whole genome shotgun sequence, a single genomic region encodes these proteins:
- the Evi2a gene encoding protein EVI2A, which yields MDMEHTGQYLRLIFLLIAAFSLSPGAKANYAHLWTKDTTAWDSVIQNSTGTHQNENINTNSVIPQVDYKANSTNMPEIATSSHTVSERELYTPSIVRNNTPTTESIENTSKSHGEIFKKDVCEENNSNMAMLICLIIIAVLFLICTLLFLSTVVLANKVSSLRRSKQVGKRQPRSNGDFLASSGLWPAESDTWKRAKQLTGPSLMMQSAGVLTATRERQAEEGTEKLTN from the coding sequence ATGGACATGGAACACACAGGACAGTACCTGCGTCTTATCTTTCTGTTAATAGCAGCTTTTTCCTTATCACCTGGAGCAAAAGCCAACTATGCACATCTGTGGACTAAGGATACTACTGCTTGGGATTCAGTTATTCAAAACAGTACAGGAACAcaccaaaatgaaaacattaatacAAACTCTGTTATTCCTCAAGTGGATTACAAAGCTAATTCTACAAACATGCCTGAAATAGCAACTTCATCTCATACAGTATCTGAACGGGAGCTCTACACGCCTTCTATTGTCAGGAACAATACTCCAACAACAGAAAGCATTGAAAACACAAGCAAAAGTCAtggtgaaatttttaaaaaggatgtcTGTGAGGAAAACAACAGTAACATGGCTATGCTAATTTGCTTAATTATAATTGCTgtgctttttcttatttgtacCCTTCTATTTCTATCAACTGTGGTTCTGGCAAACAAAGTCTCATCTCTCAGACGATCAAAACAAGTAGGCAAGCGCCAACCTAGAAGCAATGGTGACTTTCTGGCAAGCAGTGGGCTCTGGCCAGCTGAATCAGATACTTGGAAAAGGGCAAAACAGCTCACAGGGCCCAGCCTCATGATGCAATCTGCTGGAGTGCTCACAGCTACAAGGGAAAGGCAGGCTGAAGAAGgaactgaaaaacttactaactAA
- the Evi2b gene encoding protein EVI2B translates to MDPKYFIIILFFEYLNNTFFSETEAIITEKQPQSTLFTSSVPTNSQNRTENPLGQPVQFNTISSGQPISSARITDEQPTPAVYVSSGKPITHISSGSSAYNITRQPIPIVNASFPRTALPVFTSARQLPPSTHTPMRQTRPPLLYTSPKQPPLLVHNSSERPVLLTVHNLSTQPTSTVYLPRTVNLSRITSEFITEPTSSERIPHKTNYNATAAILIGVILISMLLAIFMIILWKCLKKPVLNDQNWAGRSPFADGETPDICMDNIRENEVPTKRTSIVSLMTWKPSKSTLLADDLEVKLFESSENIEDPNNPKKEKIKDQVNGTSEDSAGGSTIGTAVSSSDDADLPLPPSLLALGQESNQSDQPTMIIVPPLPHDSANFHPSLDSLNQACEDHNSEIKQPFPPHSDSLNLPLPPVDFIKNEENFNSEIQCQEFPIPPDSDQDLNESLPPPPAELL, encoded by the coding sequence ATGGATCCCAAATATTTcatcataattttgttttttgaataccTGAACAATACATTTTTCTCAGAGACAGAGGCAATTATAACAGAAAAGCAGCCACAGTCTACTTTATTTACATCATCAGTACCAACTAATTCTCAAAACAGAACAGAGAATCCTTTGGGTCAACCAGTAcaattcaacaccatttcttCTGGACAACCAATATCATCTGCCAGAATCACTGATGAACAACCAACACCAGCTGTTTATGTTTCTTCTGGAAAACCAATAACCCACATTTCTTCTGGATCATCTGCCTATAACATCACCAGACAACCAATACCAATAGTCAATGCCTCTTTCCCACGAACAGCGCTACCTGTGTTCACCTCTGCCAGACAACTACCACCTTCTACTCATACTCCTATGAGACAAACACGACCACCACTTCTCTATACTTCCCCTAAACAACCACCATTACTTGTTCATAACTCTTCTGAAAGACCAGTACTACTGACGGTTCACAATCTATCCACACAGCCAACATCAACTGTTTATTTACCCAGGACTGTCAATTTATCTAGGATTACATCAGAATTCATCACAGAACCTACCAGTAGTGAAAGAATTCCACATAAAACCAATTATAATGCAACAGCTGCTATATTAATTGGTGTAATTCTGATTTCTATGTTGTTGGCTATATTTATGATCATACTATGGAAATGTTTGAAAAAACCAGTTTTAAATGATCAAAATTGGGCAGGAAGGTCTCCATTTGCTGATGGAGAAACTCCTGACATATGTATGGATAACATTAGAGAAAATGAAGTTCCCACAAAACGTACATCAATTGTTTCACTTATGACCTGGAAACCAAGTAAAAGCACACTTTTAGCAGATGATTTAGAAGTTAAGTTGTTTGAATCAAGTGAAAACATTGAAGATCCTAATaatcccaaaaaagagaaaataaaagatcaaGTAAATGGTACATCAGAGGATAGTGCTGGTGGATCAACAATCGgtacagctgtttcttcttcAGATGATGCAGATCTGCCTCTGCCAccttcccttcttgctttaggaCAGGAGAGTAACCAATCCGATCAACCCACAATGATAATTGTACCTCCTCTTCCTCATGATTCTGCCAATTTCCACCCATCTCTGGACAGTCTAAATCAAGCCTGTGAAGATCATAATTCTGAAATTAAACAGCCATTTCCACCACATTCTGACTCACTTAACTTGCCCCTGCCACCAGTagattttataaaaaatgaagaaaatttcaaCAGTGAGATCCAATGTCAGGAGTTCCCTATTCCTCCTGACTCTGATCAAGATCTTAATGAGTCCTTGCCACCACCACCTGCAGAACTATTATAA
- the Omg gene encoding oligodendrocyte-myelin glycoprotein, whose protein sequence is MALMEYQILKMSPCLFILLFLTPGILCICPLQCICTERHRHVDCSGRNLTTLPPGLQENIIHLNLSYNHFTDLHNQLTQYTNLRTLDISNNRLESLPAQLPRSLWNMSAANNNIKLLDKSDTAYQWNLKYLDVSKNMLEKVVLIKNTLRSLEVLNLSSNKLWTVPTNMPSKLHIVDLSNNSLTQILPGTLINLTQLTHLYLHNNKFTFIPDQSFDQLLQLQEITLHNNRWSCDHKQNISYLLKWMMDTNAQIIGTPCSNQISSLKEHNIYPTSPGFTSSLFTVSGIQTVDTLNSLSMVTQPKVTKIPKQYRTKETTFGVTLSKDITTFTSTDKALVPYPEDTSTEMINSHEAAAATLTIHLQDGKVTNTSLTSSTKSSPTPMTLSITSGMPNNFSEMPQQSTTLNLRREETTANVKTQLPSVANAWKVNASFLLMLNAVVMLSV, encoded by the exons ATG GCTTTGATGGAATATCAGATATTGAAAATGTCTCCCTGCCTGTTCATCCTTCTGTTTCTCACACCTGGTATTTTATGCATTTGTCCTCTCCAATGTATCTGCACAGAGAGGCACAGGCATGTGGACTGTTCAGGCAGAAACTTGACTACATTACCACCTGGACTGCAAGaaaatattatacatttaaatCTGTCTTATAACCACTTTACTGATCTGCATAACCAATTAACCCAATATACCAATCTGAGAACCCTGGACATTTCAAACAACAGGCTCGAAAGTCTGCCTGCTCAGTTACCTCGATCTCTCTGGAACATGTCTGCTGCTAACAACAACATTAAACTTCTTGACAAATCTGATACTGCTTATCAGTGGAACCTTAAATATCTGGATGTTTCTAAGAATATGCTGGAAAAGGTTGTCTTGATTAAAAATACCCTAAGAAGTCTTGAGGTTCTCAACCTCAGCAGTAACAAACTATGGACAGTTCCAACCAACATGCCCTCCAAACTACATATCGTGGACCTGTCTAACAATTCCTTGACACAAATCCTCCCAGGAACATTGATAAACCTGACACAGCTCACACATCTGTACTTGCACAACAACAAGTTCACATTCATTCCAGATCAATCTTTTGACCAACTCTTACAGTTGCAAGAGATAACTCTTCATAATAACAGGTGGTCATGTGACCACAAACAAAACATTAGTTACTTATTGAAGTGGATGATGGATACAAATGCTCAAATTATAGGGACTCCTTGTTCTAACCAAATATCATCTCTGAAGGAACATAACATATATCCCACATCTCCTGGATTTACTTCAAGTTTATTCACTGTAAGTGGGATACAGACAGTGGACACCCTTAACTCTCTGAGTATGGTAACTCAACCCAAAGTGACCAAAATACCCAAACAATATCGAACAAAGGAAACAACATTTGGTGTCACACTAAGCAAAGACATCACCACTTTTACTAGCACTGATAAGGCTTTGGTGCCCTATCCAGAAGATACATCCACAGAAATGATCAATTCACATGAAGCAGCAGCTGCAACTCTAACTATTCATCTCCAAGATGGAAAGGTTACAAACACAAGCCTCACTAGCTCAACAAAATCATCCCCAACACCCATGACCCTAAGTATCACTAGTGGTATGCCAAACAATTTCTCTGAAATGCCTCAACAAAGCACAACACTTAACTTACGGAGGGAAGAAACAACTGCAAATGTAAAGACTCAATTACCTTCTGTGGCAAATGCTTGGAAAGTAAATGCTTCGTTTCTCTTAATGCTCAATGCTGTGGTCATGCTGTCTGTCTGA